The candidate division WOR-3 bacterium genomic interval GCATCCGGCTCGTGTCAACAACCGCAGTTGCTTGACATCAGACGGTCGGCGGCTATCTTGGACTCAACCATGACCGCACCGCACAGAAGCGCCCGAGGAGACCATCCGACATGATGCTCGCGGTTGCCCTCTCGCTCATCGTCGGCGCCGCGTTCGGCTCCATCCCGTTCGGGTACATCGCCGGCCGGCTGAACCGAATCGATATCCGCCGGCACGGCTCCGGCAACATCGGATTCACCAACGTCCAGCGCACCATCGGCTGGTTCTGGGCGGTACCGGTTCTGCTGCTCGACGCCGCCAAAGGACTGGTCCCGACCGCAGTCTCGGGAGGCCTCGGCCTGGTGCCGTCGTTGGTCGGCATCGGAGCAATCCTCGGCCATGTCTTCTGCCCTTGGCTCGGGTTCAACGGAGGCAAGGGCGTGGCAACAACAATCGGGGTCGCCGCATTGCTCTGCCCCCGCAGTCTCTTTGCCGGGCTTGGAGTTTTTGTATTGGTACTTGCTGTAACTGGTTTCATATCTGCATCTTCCCTGACACTGGCAGTCATGTTGCCTTTGCTGACCGCGCTGTTCTACCGAGGCGACGCCGCCCTGCTGGTGTTCGCTCTGGGCGTCGGACTCATCATCGTTGCCCGACACACAGCGAACATCAGGCGCCTGGCTGCGGGAACTGAATCACGGCTCGGACTCTGGATCAAGCTGTTTCGAAAAGCATGAGGATCGCATTCGTTGGAGCAGGCCGCTGGGCGCTCGCGCTGGGAATCCGGCTGTCAGCAAATGGACACGAGATCTCGCTCTGGGAATTTAGCCAGACCAGCATCGACCGCCTGACTTCGACCCGACGC includes:
- the plsY gene encoding glycerol-3-phosphate 1-O-acyltransferase PlsY, translating into MMLAVALSLIVGAAFGSIPFGYIAGRLNRIDIRRHGSGNIGFTNVQRTIGWFWAVPVLLLDAAKGLVPTAVSGGLGLVPSLVGIGAILGHVFCPWLGFNGGKGVATTIGVAALLCPRSLFAGLGVFVLVLAVTGFISASSLTLAVMLPLLTALFYRGDAALLVFALGVGLIIVARHTANIRRLAAGTESRLGLWIKLFRKA